One part of the Gemmatimonadota bacterium genome encodes these proteins:
- a CDS encoding RES domain-containing protein codes for MAVAWRIAKARHAVYDGTGAMLRGGRWNWPGRLVIYASDTFAGAVLEILAHALRPRTLPGPHHAVRINIPDDLIEVLDPAELPGWDAKDSPEALRFGDGWLEQARSAVLIVPAVASRPIGRNVLINPLHPDSERIVTSEAFPVPWVERLF; via the coding sequence ATGGCCGTCGCCTGGCGCATCGCGAAGGCGCGGCACGCCGTCTACGACGGCACTGGGGCGATGCTGAGGGGTGGCAGGTGGAACTGGCCCGGCCGCCTGGTGATTTATGCCTCCGATACCTTCGCGGGGGCGGTCCTCGAGATCCTCGCCCACGCGCTCCGGCCGCGCACGCTTCCCGGCCCACATCACGCGGTCCGGATCAATATCCCCGACGATCTGATCGAGGTTCTTGACCCGGCCGAGTTGCCGGGCTGGGATGCGAAGGACTCACCCGAGGCGCTGCGGTTCGGCGATGGGTGGCTCGAGCAGGCGAGGAGCGCCGTCCTGATCGTCCCCGCGGTTGCGAGCCGCCCAATCGGCCGCAATGTGCTCATCAACCCCCTCCACCCGGATTCAGAGCGCATCGTCACTTCGGAAGCGTTCCCTGTGCCCTGGGTCGAACGGCTCTTCTGA
- a CDS encoding DUF2384 domain-containing protein yields MSIRAPAVARIMGGERTLRRRIRTLDELREAVENGLPVEALDRAVHHIIGEGPEASELKYRIVPKTTLQRRRKRLNPEESQRLERLARMAALAEEVWEDPALAHEFLTSRQPQLGGERPVDLARSDLGTRQVEELLFRLEYSLPV; encoded by the coding sequence ATGAGCATCAGGGCGCCGGCCGTGGCAAGGATCATGGGCGGCGAGCGGACGCTGCGGCGGCGCATCCGCACGCTGGACGAACTGCGCGAGGCTGTCGAGAATGGGCTTCCGGTCGAGGCTTTGGATCGAGCCGTACATCACATTATCGGGGAGGGGCCGGAGGCGAGCGAGCTCAAGTATCGCATAGTCCCCAAGACCACGCTGCAACGTCGGCGCAAGCGGTTGAATCCGGAGGAGAGCCAGCGCCTCGAGCGTCTGGCCCGCATGGCCGCACTCGCCGAGGAGGTGTGGGAGGATCCGGCTCTGGCCCACGAGTTCCTGACGTCCCGACAGCCGCAGCTCGGCGGTGAGCGCCCCGTGGATCTCGCGAGGAGTGACCTGGGCACTCGCCAGGTCGAGGAGCTGCTTTTCAGGCTGGAGTATTCACTCCCGGTCTGA